Proteins from a single region of Pseudomonas sp. BSw22131:
- the flgJ gene encoding flagellar assembly peptidoglycan hydrolase FlgJ, producing the protein MSIPSGGVSSGDSGAYTDLNRLTAMKTGDRDSEGNLKKVAQEFESLFVSQMLKAMRSANEVLAKDNPMNTAATRQYQDMYDQQLSVSMSREGGGIGLQDVLMRQLSKTKAGVVPAATADTGAAKTDTGVAQTGLATRIAQRPLWATRSVAADQNTSLNAAGGAAHNDVAALNSRRLALPSKLADRIMAGIVPGSAAAADTPAAATTLKNRIDIAQAVAAAKSGTNQGNGDWTLGPAYSAPAHPYMRTMAQPPLAPGKSAFTSHDQFVATMLPLAKEAAARIGVDPGVLVAQAALETGWGKSIMRQQDGSSSYNLFGIKAQGGWKGPEARAITSEFRDGQMVKETADFRSYDSYASSFHDLVSFLQNNNRYQETLKSADNPEQFVKELQKAGYATDPEYASKISQIAKQMKSNQTYAAASGSSTTL; encoded by the coding sequence ATGAGCATTCCAAGCGGCGGCGTCTCTTCCGGTGATTCAGGTGCGTACACCGACCTCAATCGTCTGACGGCCATGAAAACCGGTGATCGCGACAGCGAGGGCAACCTCAAGAAAGTCGCGCAGGAATTCGAGTCGCTGTTCGTCAGCCAGATGCTCAAGGCCATGCGCTCGGCCAACGAAGTGCTGGCCAAGGACAACCCGATGAACACTGCGGCGACGCGGCAGTATCAGGACATGTATGACCAGCAATTGTCGGTGAGCATGTCCCGCGAAGGCGGCGGTATTGGTCTGCAGGACGTGCTGATGCGTCAGCTGTCCAAGACCAAGGCCGGTGTGGTGCCTGCCGCGACCGCTGATACCGGCGCGGCCAAGACCGATACCGGCGTGGCGCAAACCGGGCTGGCAACACGCATTGCCCAGCGTCCTTTGTGGGCGACACGCTCCGTGGCGGCGGATCAGAATACTTCGCTGAACGCTGCCGGCGGCGCTGCGCACAACGACGTTGCCGCGCTCAACTCGCGGCGTCTGGCGCTGCCAAGCAAGCTGGCCGACCGGATCATGGCCGGCATCGTGCCAGGCAGCGCAGCGGCAGCTGACACACCGGCTGCCGCCACCACGCTTAAAAACCGCATCGACATCGCTCAGGCTGTCGCGGCCGCAAAAAGTGGCACCAACCAGGGTAACGGCGACTGGACGCTGGGCCCTGCGTATTCAGCTCCGGCGCACCCCTACATGCGCACCATGGCTCAACCGCCACTGGCGCCGGGCAAGAGTGCCTTTACCAGCCACGACCAGTTTGTCGCGACCATGTTGCCGCTGGCCAAGGAAGCCGCCGCGCGTATCGGCGTCGACCCAGGTGTGCTGGTGGCTCAGGCGGCACTGGAAACCGGCTGGGGCAAATCGATCATGCGTCAGCAGGACGGCAGCAGCAGCTACAACCTGTTTGGCATCAAGGCCCAGGGCGGCTGGAAAGGGCCCGAGGCACGCGCGATCACCAGCGAGTTTCGTGACGGGCAAATGGTCAAGGAAACGGCGGACTTCCGCTCCTATGACTCTTACGCCAGCAGCTTCCATGACCTCGTGAGCTTCCTGCAGAACAACAATCGCTATCAAGAAACGCTGAAATCTGCCGATAACCCTGAACAGTTTGTGAAAGAGCTGCAGAAGGCCGGTTACGCGACCGACCCTGAGTACGCGAGCAAGATTTCACAGATAGCGAAACAGATGAAGAGTAACCAGACCTACGCAGCCGCATCGGGCTCTTCCACGACTTTATAA
- a CDS encoding flagellar hook-associated protein 3, translating into MRISTAQFYETSAANYQRNYSNVLKTSDEVSSEVRLNTAGDDPLGAARVLQLQQQNALLTQYKSNISTVSTNVTQSESAMTGIQSAIQSAQELVLKTANATYTDKDRQATADELKQLQQQILGLMNSKDASGAYLFSGSKSTTPPYAVNPDGSYSYQGDQTKMNVDIGTGISMATNTTGWDAFEQAINTTRTSTTLTAPATNDGVVALSGGSVTSSVAYDAKFGEGEPYSVSFQSSTQFKITDKNGNDVTADSSQAGAFTSNNASNQTIAFRGLELNLNINLTTAQYSNSAAADAAVAGHTFTLGVSPSSVATSRLPGNTSAAVITGSTVSDTATYNNSFPSGGAILKFTSATDFSMYASPYTAGDKSISSGTMAGNVATAAGISFTVSGAPNANDQFTVQGSTQQTQNVLNTLTTAIKALTTPADGKPQVMQSLQATITSAIGNLKSASLKVGSAIAEGGTRQATSDDQNVTNQSMIDNASNESSKITAADPVDSVARLTLQKTMLQASQLVFTQLSALNLFSKL; encoded by the coding sequence ATGCGTATTTCAACTGCTCAGTTTTACGAAACCAGCGCCGCCAACTACCAGCGCAACTACTCCAACGTCCTCAAGACCAGTGATGAGGTGTCCAGTGAAGTACGCCTGAACACGGCTGGCGATGACCCCCTTGGCGCCGCGCGCGTTCTGCAACTGCAACAACAGAACGCGTTGCTGACGCAGTACAAATCCAACATCAGCACTGTGAGCACCAACGTCACGCAGTCCGAGTCGGCGATGACCGGCATTCAGTCGGCCATTCAGAGCGCGCAGGAGCTGGTCCTCAAGACCGCCAACGCGACCTACACCGACAAGGACCGCCAGGCCACCGCAGACGAACTCAAGCAGCTCCAGCAGCAGATTCTCGGCTTGATGAACAGCAAGGACGCCAGCGGCGCCTACCTGTTTTCCGGCTCCAAGAGCACGACCCCGCCGTACGCGGTCAACCCCGATGGCAGCTACAGCTATCAGGGCGACCAGACCAAGATGAATGTCGACATCGGCACCGGGATCTCGATGGCGACCAACACTACCGGCTGGGATGCGTTCGAGCAGGCGATCAACACCACACGCACGTCCACCACGCTGACGGCGCCCGCCACCAACGATGGCGTGGTTGCGCTGTCGGGGGGCTCGGTGACTTCTTCGGTCGCCTACGACGCCAAGTTTGGCGAGGGCGAGCCGTACAGCGTCAGCTTCCAGAGCAGCACGCAGTTCAAGATCACCGACAAGAATGGCAACGACGTGACGGCCGATTCGTCTCAGGCCGGCGCGTTTACCTCCAACAACGCGTCCAACCAGACCATCGCCTTTCGCGGCCTTGAGCTGAACCTGAACATCAACCTGACCACCGCCCAGTATTCGAACTCGGCTGCGGCCGACGCTGCCGTTGCAGGCCACACCTTCACCCTCGGCGTATCCCCAAGCAGCGTGGCCACTTCGCGCTTGCCGGGCAACACTTCGGCGGCGGTCATCACCGGTTCTACCGTAAGTGACACGGCGACCTACAACAACAGCTTCCCGTCGGGCGGGGCGATCCTCAAGTTCACCAGCGCCACCGACTTCTCCATGTACGCCTCGCCGTATACCGCAGGCGACAAGTCAATCTCTTCCGGAACCATGGCCGGCAACGTGGCTACCGCTGCCGGCATCAGCTTTACCGTCAGCGGCGCGCCGAATGCCAACGATCAGTTCACCGTGCAAGGCTCCACCCAGCAGACGCAAAACGTGCTCAATACCCTGACCACGGCGATCAAGGCGCTCACCACGCCGGCGGATGGCAAGCCGCAAGTCATGCAGTCGCTACAAGCGACCATCACCTCCGCAATCGGCAACCTGAAAAGCGCCAGCCTCAAGGTGGGTTCAGCGATTGCCGAAGGCGGTACCCGCCAGGCCACCTCCGACGACCAGAACGTCACCAACCAGTCGATGATCGACAACGCCTCCAACGAGTCGAGCAAGATCACCGCCGCGGACCCGGTCGATTCGGTTGCTCGCCTGACCCTGCAGAAAACCATGTTGCAGGCCTCGCAGCTGGTGTTTACCCAATTGTCTGCGCTGAACCTGTTCAGCAAGCTGTAA
- a CDS encoding glycosyltransferase, with the protein MNSAPLVSIVIPAFNPRFFQRALEGALTQQYAHLEVVVCDDSRGDEIEKIVRTFAASTPVPLRYLRNPQRLGFVGNLRECLTQAQGEYIKFLCDDDQLFPQAVSAQAEQLSRHADVHLVLGQRLLWDADDVQLPARLENSALAPTSAVFKGDDLLAIFEAFPMNFIGGLSSALFRREDLQTYLPALTQAGHCFAAMLDLALYVCLMRRGNVIVLNNVLSVERLHPDRLSLQQAMKVAADTERDWLVQMLQARSGESAPAKGWVRYQPMTGQDTVDRVWEELPLSRALGTKQTTQQWRVGVTSESFGELYAQWLGCRALTDLQQEQLPNTLAHWPSRPRIVPVIIDQTRSRASLAVTLDSIEEQLYQPELTLVLSSTCTESRLDGRVFSLPLEDDVHAQLNALLPQLDGAQWFYLLSAGDRLVKPALLMLAERVAMNDHLRCVYGDEGALREGESAEPVFKPDFNLDLLRAYPYVGRALAFSREGMLGVGGFDSGFGVLAAHDVLWRLIEAEGDGVVEHISELMVESQFALSQWLALPEVLEQNIKVVEAHLQRCGIAHRIRQGEHVSLVNRIDFLHDAQPLVSIVVIVKDQLPALQRCVESLLGKTAYQHYELLIVDNGSEHPETCAWLAAMGQLDSTRLRVLRMPEEASHPALFNAAAQDARGDYLVLLNAYAVITHAQWLTEMVSQAQRPEVGIVGAKLFGPEGHVVHAGMILGLHGPAGVPFFGESLNASGYMQRLQTVHDLSAVGGDCLMVRKAVFESVGGLEATRYGHHLSAVDLCLRVRESGYLVVWTPHALLALGSQPPVVRDAAWQALRAKEDEQFYLRWLPVVARDPAYNPNMALNSLGGASFSLEPGLKSGWSPFSRAHLPKVLALPINASAIGHYRVTQPLIELESAGRAVGVINYNLPTIIDIERQSPDIIVLQGRYSEAPIDEIVGLKTYSNARRIFELDDYVIHVPTKNAHIRNMPDRLEMERLVRRGISLCDRVVVSTQPLADALSHMHDDIRVVPNMLSPHWWSGMTSQRRTSTRPRVGWGGGTSHTGDLEIIQEVVRELADEVDWVFFGMCPEALRPYVREFHPVVDLALYPAKLASLNLDLALAPLERHIFNDCKSNLRLLEYGACGYPVICTDTLAYRGYLPCTRVYTNTTEEWRDAIRSHLADPDASYRQGDALREAVLRDFMLRGDNLQHWVNGWLAD; encoded by the coding sequence GTGAATTCAGCTCCCCTCGTCAGCATTGTCATCCCCGCCTTCAATCCGCGTTTTTTCCAGCGAGCGCTGGAAGGTGCTCTGACGCAGCAGTACGCCCACCTCGAAGTGGTTGTCTGTGATGACTCTCGCGGTGACGAGATCGAGAAAATCGTCCGCACGTTTGCCGCGTCTACGCCGGTGCCGCTTCGTTATCTTCGCAATCCACAGCGGCTTGGCTTCGTTGGCAATCTGCGTGAGTGCCTGACGCAGGCACAGGGCGAATACATCAAGTTTCTGTGTGACGACGATCAGTTGTTCCCGCAAGCGGTGTCGGCCCAGGCCGAGCAATTGAGCCGTCATGCCGACGTGCATCTGGTGTTGGGCCAGCGGCTGTTGTGGGATGCCGATGATGTTCAGTTGCCGGCACGCCTGGAAAACAGCGCGTTGGCGCCGACCAGCGCGGTGTTCAAGGGCGATGACTTGTTGGCGATCTTCGAAGCGTTTCCGATGAATTTCATCGGCGGGCTGAGCAGTGCGCTGTTTCGACGTGAAGACCTGCAAACGTATCTCCCCGCGCTGACACAGGCCGGCCATTGTTTTGCGGCAATGCTGGATCTGGCGCTGTACGTGTGCCTGATGCGGCGCGGCAATGTGATCGTGCTCAACAACGTGCTGAGCGTGGAACGCCTGCACCCGGATCGGCTCAGCCTTCAGCAGGCGATGAAGGTCGCTGCCGACACCGAGCGCGACTGGCTGGTGCAGATGCTTCAGGCGCGCAGCGGTGAATCGGCCCCCGCCAAAGGCTGGGTGCGTTACCAACCGATGACCGGCCAGGACACTGTTGACCGCGTCTGGGAAGAGCTGCCATTAAGCCGCGCGCTGGGCACCAAACAGACCACACAACAGTGGCGGGTGGGCGTAACCAGCGAAAGTTTTGGCGAGCTGTACGCGCAGTGGCTGGGGTGTCGCGCCCTGACCGACCTGCAGCAAGAACAATTGCCGAACACCCTGGCGCACTGGCCATCACGGCCCAGAATCGTGCCGGTCATCATCGATCAGACTCGCAGTCGTGCCAGCCTCGCGGTGACGCTGGACAGTATCGAAGAGCAGCTGTATCAGCCGGAACTGACGCTGGTGCTGTCGTCCACTTGCACTGAGTCGCGTCTGGACGGGCGTGTGTTCAGCCTGCCCCTTGAAGACGATGTCCATGCCCAGCTCAACGCGTTGTTGCCGCAACTGGACGGCGCGCAGTGGTTTTATCTGCTGAGTGCTGGAGATCGGCTGGTCAAACCGGCGCTGCTGATGCTGGCCGAGCGGGTGGCGATGAACGATCACCTGCGCTGTGTGTACGGCGATGAGGGCGCGCTGCGCGAAGGCGAGTCGGCGGAGCCGGTGTTCAAGCCGGACTTTAACCTCGACCTGCTGCGAGCCTACCCGTATGTGGGCCGCGCATTGGCGTTCAGCCGCGAAGGCATGCTGGGCGTGGGCGGATTCGATTCAGGCTTTGGCGTACTCGCGGCGCACGATGTGCTGTGGCGACTGATCGAAGCCGAAGGCGACGGTGTGGTCGAGCACATCAGCGAGCTGATGGTCGAGTCGCAATTCGCGCTCTCGCAGTGGCTGGCGCTGCCTGAGGTGCTCGAGCAGAACATCAAGGTGGTCGAGGCGCATTTGCAGCGCTGCGGCATCGCGCACCGGATTCGTCAGGGCGAGCATGTGTCGTTGGTCAACCGGATTGACTTCCTGCATGACGCGCAGCCGCTGGTCTCGATTGTGGTGATCGTCAAAGATCAGTTACCCGCCCTGCAACGTTGCGTTGAAAGCTTGCTGGGCAAGACCGCGTACCAGCATTACGAGTTGCTGATTGTCGATAACGGCAGCGAGCATCCGGAAACCTGCGCCTGGCTGGCGGCCATGGGGCAGCTCGACAGCACTCGGTTGCGGGTACTGCGCATGCCTGAAGAGGCTAGCCATCCGGCACTGTTCAACGCTGCTGCACAGGATGCCCGTGGCGATTACCTGGTGTTGCTCAATGCGTATGCGGTGATCACCCATGCGCAGTGGCTCACTGAGATGGTGAGTCAGGCTCAGCGTCCGGAAGTGGGCATAGTGGGCGCCAAGCTGTTCGGCCCTGAGGGCCATGTCGTGCATGCGGGCATGATTCTGGGCTTGCACGGCCCGGCGGGTGTGCCGTTTTTTGGCGAATCGCTCAACGCCAGCGGCTACATGCAGCGCCTGCAGACGGTTCATGACCTGAGCGCTGTCGGCGGTGATTGCCTGATGGTGCGCAAGGCGGTATTCGAAAGCGTGGGCGGTCTGGAAGCCACCCGCTACGGCCATCACCTGAGTGCGGTTGACCTGTGTTTGCGGGTGCGTGAAAGCGGTTATCTGGTGGTGTGGACGCCTCACGCGTTGCTGGCGCTAGGTTCGCAGCCACCTGTGGTCCGCGACGCGGCCTGGCAAGCACTGCGCGCAAAGGAAGACGAGCAGTTTTACCTGCGCTGGCTGCCGGTGGTCGCACGTGATCCGGCGTACAACCCGAACATGGCGCTTAATAGTCTGGGCGGTGCCAGTTTCAGTCTGGAGCCCGGTTTGAAAAGCGGCTGGAGCCCGTTTTCTCGCGCTCATTTGCCCAAGGTGCTGGCTTTGCCGATCAACGCCTCGGCCATCGGTCACTACCGCGTCACCCAGCCGTTGATCGAACTGGAGTCGGCAGGCAGGGCAGTGGGGGTAATCAATTACAACTTGCCGACGATCATCGATATCGAGCGTCAGTCGCCGGACATCATCGTGCTGCAAGGACGCTACAGCGAGGCGCCGATCGACGAGATCGTCGGCCTGAAAACCTATTCCAATGCGCGGCGCATTTTTGAGCTCGATGACTACGTGATTCACGTCCCGACCAAAAATGCGCATATCCGTAACATGCCCGATCGCCTGGAAATGGAGCGTCTGGTGCGCCGCGGTATCAGCTTGTGCGACCGGGTCGTGGTGTCGACCCAGCCGCTGGCGGACGCGTTATCGCACATGCACGACGACATCCGCGTGGTGCCCAACATGCTTTCGCCACACTGGTGGAGCGGCATGACCAGCCAGCGGCGCACGTCTACCCGGCCGCGTGTCGGTTGGGGCGGCGGCACCAGCCATACGGGTGATCTGGAGATCATTCAGGAGGTGGTGCGTGAACTGGCGGACGAAGTGGACTGGGTGTTCTTTGGCATGTGCCCGGAGGCTTTGCGGCCTTACGTGCGCGAGTTCCATCCCGTGGTGGACCTGGCGCTGTACCCGGCCAAGCTGGCGAGCCTGAACCTGGACCTCGCACTGGCGCCGCTGGAGCGTCATATCTTCAACGACTGCAAAAGCAACCTGCGGCTTCTTGAGTACGGCGCCTGCGGTTATCCGGTGATTTGCACCGACACCCTAGCCTATCGCGGCTACTTGCCATGCACCCGCGTCTACACCAACACCACAGAAGAATGGCGCGACGCGATTCGCAGCCACCTCGCTGACCCCGATGCCAGCTACCGCCAGGGCGACGCCCTGCGCGAAGCCGTGTTGCGCGACTTCATGCTGCGCGGCGACAACCTCCAGCATTGGGTGAATGGCTGGCTGGCCGACTGA
- the flgK gene encoding flagellar hook-associated protein FlgK yields the protein MSLISIGLSGLYASSASMTTIGNNTANVDTKGYSRQQVMTAASAQQNIGVGFIGTGTTLSDVRRIYNSYLDSQLQTSTSLNSDATAYLGQASKIDSMLSDSATGLGGVLADFFTKLQTVSTKAGDSASRDTFLKSAQALSARFNSTSAQLKDQNASINTQLGAVAGQVNSLGSTIASLNGQITTARGTGTEPNSLLDARNEAVRQLNDLVGAKVVENNGSYEVSIGSGQPLVIGNTSNTVSASPSDADPSQYSLKLQTQQGSMDVTSVVTGGTIGGLLRYRSEVLQPAINQLGRLALVTSDQVNSQLNQGVDSNGDFGANLFNSINDPSLTSQRSIGAKGNSAGSGNLDVTIANTGSLTSNDYQVTFTSGTAYSIKRLPDGKAMGAYDTGTTPPPVIEGFSLKLSGGAVVAGDSFKVTPTRSGAESIKTVMNDTKTLAMAAPLTATAGASNKGSGQFTQPALSTQSNIYDSAATADMRNAISSSMPVRVVFGDVVGGAQSYKLVDASNNAVKDKSGNPITGSVVQNQANDISFDVGYTDSAGATQSYTFGMTISGSMTSGDTVAVDITGAGSSDNRNANATLALQTKQTVDTVNGNGTGMSISGANTSLISTVGAQAAQAKADSAATTAVVDQATSARDAVSGVSLDEEAANLIKYQQYYTASSQIIKAAQAIFSTLINSL from the coding sequence ATGTCACTGATTTCAATTGGCCTTTCAGGGCTGTACGCCTCCAGCGCATCAATGACCACCATTGGTAACAACACGGCAAACGTTGATACCAAGGGATATTCGCGCCAGCAGGTGATGACCGCCGCATCCGCGCAGCAGAACATCGGGGTCGGCTTTATCGGCACCGGTACGACGCTGTCCGACGTGCGCCGGATCTACAACAGCTACCTCGACAGCCAATTGCAGACCAGTACCTCGCTCAATTCCGACGCCACGGCCTACCTCGGTCAGGCCAGCAAGATCGACTCGATGCTCTCCGACAGTGCTACCGGGCTGGGCGGTGTGCTGGCAGACTTTTTCACCAAGCTGCAAACCGTCTCGACCAAAGCGGGTGACTCGGCCTCACGCGATACGTTTCTGAAAAGCGCTCAGGCCTTGTCCGCTCGCTTCAATTCCACGTCCGCGCAGTTGAAAGACCAGAACGCTTCGATCAACACGCAACTGGGTGCAGTAGCCGGGCAAGTCAACTCGTTGGGTTCGACCATCGCCAGCCTCAATGGCCAGATCACCACCGCACGCGGCACAGGCACCGAGCCCAACTCGCTGCTCGATGCGCGCAACGAAGCGGTGCGTCAGCTCAATGATCTGGTGGGCGCCAAAGTCGTTGAAAACAACGGCAGCTACGAGGTCTCTATCGGCTCCGGTCAGCCACTGGTGATCGGCAATACGTCGAACACAGTGTCGGCCAGCCCGAGTGACGCCGACCCCAGTCAGTATTCGCTCAAACTGCAGACCCAGCAGGGCAGCATGGACGTCACTTCGGTCGTGACCGGTGGCACCATCGGCGGTCTGTTGCGCTATCGCAGTGAAGTGCTGCAACCGGCGATCAACCAGTTGGGCCGTCTGGCCCTGGTGACTTCCGATCAGGTCAACAGCCAGTTGAATCAGGGTGTCGACAGCAACGGCGATTTCGGCGCGAACCTGTTCAACAGCATCAACGACCCGAGCCTGACCAGCCAGCGCAGCATCGGCGCCAAGGGCAACAGCGCAGGCTCGGGCAACCTTGACGTGACCATCGCCAACACCGGGTCGCTGACGTCCAATGACTATCAGGTGACGTTCACCAGCGGCACTGCCTACAGCATCAAACGCCTGCCCGATGGCAAAGCCATGGGCGCCTACGACACCGGTACCACGCCGCCGCCAGTGATTGAAGGCTTCTCGCTCAAGCTCAGCGGTGGCGCTGTGGTGGCCGGTGATTCGTTCAAAGTGACGCCAACCCGCAGCGGTGCCGAAAGCATCAAAACGGTGATGAACGACACCAAGACTCTGGCCATGGCAGCGCCGTTGACTGCTACTGCTGGCGCCAGCAACAAGGGCAGCGGTCAGTTCACGCAGCCGGCGCTGTCCACTCAGTCGAATATCTACGACAGCGCAGCCACCGCAGACATGCGCAACGCCATCAGCAGTTCGATGCCGGTGCGCGTGGTGTTCGGCGATGTGGTCGGTGGAGCTCAGAGCTACAAGCTGGTCGACGCCTCCAACAATGCGGTCAAAGACAAATCCGGGAACCCGATCACGGGTTCCGTGGTGCAAAACCAGGCCAACGACATCAGCTTCGATGTGGGTTACACAGACTCTGCGGGGGCAACGCAGTCGTACACGTTCGGCATGACCATTTCCGGCAGCATGACCTCGGGCGACACCGTTGCCGTGGACATCACCGGCGCCGGATCCTCGGACAACCGTAACGCCAACGCGACGCTGGCCCTGCAAACAAAGCAGACCGTCGACACCGTCAACGGCAATGGCACCGGGATGAGTATTTCGGGCGCCAACACCAGCCTGATCTCGACCGTCGGTGCGCAAGCGGCGCAGGCCAAGGCAGACAGCGCCGCTACCACGGCAGTGGTCGATCAGGCCACCAGCGCGCGCGATGCGGTGTCGGGGGTGTCGCTGGATGAAGAGGCCGCCAACCTGATCAAATATCAGCAGTACTACACGGCGTCTTCGCAAATCATCAAAGCCGCCCAAGCCATTTTCAGCACGCTGATCAACAGTCTTTAA